A stretch of Vigna angularis cultivar LongXiaoDou No.4 chromosome 4, ASM1680809v1, whole genome shotgun sequence DNA encodes these proteins:
- the LOC108342348 gene encoding RING-H2 finger protein ATL80: MTRPFRYLGERNSSNDSAVVDSDFVVVLAALLCALICVLGLVAVARCGCLRRLRLSSAPTPQPPPAAANKGVKKKVLRSLPKLTATAESAGKFADCAICLSEFAAGDEIRVLPQCGHGFHVSCIDAWLRSHSSCPSCRQILVVTRCDKCGGIPAPSSSSSAPPPQSESEARFKVREDNGNRFLP; this comes from the coding sequence ATGACTCGTCCCTTCAGATATTTAGGCGAGCGCAACTCGTCCAACGACTCCGCCGTTGTCGACTCCGACTTCGTCGTCGTCCTCGCCGCCCTCCTCTGCGCACTCATCTGCGTCCTCGGCCTCGTCGCCGTCGCGCGCTGCGGCTGTCTCCGCCGCCTCCGCCTCTCCTCTGCCCCCACTCCCCAGCCTCCTCCCGCTGCCGCCAACAAAGGCGTCAAGAAAAAGGTCCTCCGCTCCCTCCCCAAGCTCACCGCCACAGCCGAATCCGCAGGTAAGTTCGCCGATTGCGCGATCTGCCTCTCGGAGTTCGCCGCCGGAGACGAAATCCGAGTGCTGCCTCAGTGCGGACATGGATTCCATGTTAGCTGTATCGACGCCTGGCTCAGATCGCACTCCTCGTGTCCATCGTGCCGTCAGATTCTGGTGGTTACTCGGTGCGACAAGTGCGGCGGGATCCCGGCTCCGTCGAGCTCCAGCTCCGCGCCCCCGCCGCAGTCGGAATCCGAGGCCAGATTCAAGGTAAGGGAGGATAACGGCAATAGGTTCTTGCCTTAG